A stretch of Deinococcus radiotolerans DNA encodes these proteins:
- a CDS encoding benzoate/H(+) symporter BenE family transporter — MTTLPAASPAPSFWRDSHPSAVLAGLITMLIGWAGPNVLIYSVAQAAHLSDAQAMSWLWAHALLAGLTGIILSLRTRMPILVTWSTPGIALLVTALPGIPFPEAVGAFLTSGLLVLGLGLFPPLTRALQSIPAPLAAALNAAILLPFGFRALQAFGTAPTLVGVMIAAYFALRLVAPRWAVAGVLLTGVVASGVLNLWQPQPVALALTRPEFVLPQFSLHATLNLALPLTLLAFTGQFVPGFGVLKASGYEPAPGPILRACGIASSAAAFAGCHNLTLGALLANIVTGPEAHPDARKRYTAAVWAGVFNMVVALFAGTVLHLLGLLPTQAIAALAGLALLAAMGSSLQAAFQGAQTGSLAAPVVLLVALSSITPLGIGAPFWGILAGLIVYAIERRPLRPAAR; from the coding sequence ATGACCACGCTCCCTGCCGCCAGTCCTGCGCCCTCGTTCTGGCGGGATTCGCACCCCAGCGCGGTGCTGGCCGGGCTGATCACCATGCTGATCGGCTGGGCGGGCCCGAACGTGCTGATCTACTCGGTGGCGCAGGCCGCCCACCTCAGCGACGCTCAGGCGATGTCGTGGCTGTGGGCGCACGCGCTGCTGGCGGGCCTGACCGGGATCATTCTGAGCCTGCGTACCCGCATGCCGATCCTGGTGACCTGGAGCACGCCGGGCATCGCGCTGCTCGTGACGGCCCTGCCGGGTATCCCGTTCCCGGAGGCAGTAGGGGCGTTCCTGACGTCGGGGCTGCTGGTGCTGGGCCTGGGGTTGTTCCCGCCGCTCACCAGGGCGCTCCAGAGCATCCCCGCGCCGCTGGCGGCCGCGCTGAACGCCGCGATCCTCCTGCCCTTCGGGTTCCGGGCGCTCCAGGCATTCGGCACCGCCCCCACGCTGGTGGGCGTGATGATCGCCGCGTACTTCGCGCTGCGGCTCGTCGCGCCGCGCTGGGCGGTGGCGGGCGTGCTGCTGACCGGCGTGGTCGCCAGCGGCGTCCTGAACCTGTGGCAGCCGCAGCCCGTCGCGCTGGCCCTGACCCGCCCGGAATTCGTGCTCCCGCAGTTCAGCCTGCACGCCACCCTGAACCTCGCGCTGCCGCTCACGCTCCTGGCGTTCACGGGGCAGTTCGTGCCGGGTTTCGGCGTCCTGAAGGCCAGCGGCTACGAGCCCGCGCCCGGCCCGATCCTGCGCGCCTGCGGCATCGCCAGCAGTGCCGCCGCGTTCGCCGGGTGCCACAATCTCACCCTGGGGGCGCTGCTGGCGAACATCGTCACGGGTCCCGAGGCGCACCCCGACGCGCGCAAACGCTACACCGCCGCCGTCTGGGCCGGCGTGTTCAACATGGTCGTGGCGCTGTTCGCGGGCACCGTACTGCACCTGCTGGGCCTCCTCCCCACCCAGGCCATCGCCGCACTCGCCGGACTGGCCCTGCTCGCCGCCATGGGCAGCAGCCTCCAGGCCGCCTTCCAGGGCGCCCAGACCGGAAGCCTCGCCGCGCCCGTCGTCCTGCTCGTCGCCCTCAGCAGCATCACCCCGCTCGGCATCGGCGCGCCCTTCTGGGGCATCCTGGCTGGGCTGATCGTGTACGCCATCGAGCGGCGGCCGCTCAGACCGGCGGCCCGCTGA
- a CDS encoding phosphotransferase-like protein, translating to MSVQVIVLNGGSSSSIARHLQALLPGVWLTLSTDTLVAALPASLRESGDGGRHHRHRGGVPPRGYRVESGRGASRPRRRARDRGRGVPGWRGLAGALAGSPGRPGGAVGGSPV from the coding sequence ATGAGCGTTCAGGTGATCGTCCTCAATGGCGGGTCCAGCTCCAGCATAGCCCGCCACCTTCAGGCGCTGCTGCCCGGCGTGTGGCTCACGCTGAGCACCGACACGCTGGTCGCGGCGCTGCCCGCGTCGCTGCGGGAATCCGGGGACGGCGGACGGCACCATCGCCACCGGGGAGGTGTTCCGCCGCGTGGATACCGCGTGGAGTCTGGGCGTGGCGCAAGTCGCCCGCGCAGGCGTGCCCGTGATCGTGGACGAGGTGTTCCTGGGTGGCGCGGCCTCGCAGGCGCGCTGGCAGGCAGCCCTGGCCGGCCTGGCGGTGCTGTGGGTGGGAGTCCAGTGTGA
- a CDS encoding DUF7079 family protein, protein MTPPYPSPDSRIQRRRAAWQALSALFLDTEVDPADVALQLRATGFSLPELRQILRAEVAPVLGGNLLSVAGVWAAFDLSSLEDRFRAGRARPTLTGALALRLIRADWQAVEARFRAEQAPGS, encoded by the coding sequence ATGACCCCACCCTACCCGTCCCCTGACAGCCGGATACAGCGGCGCCGCGCCGCGTGGCAGGCCCTCTCGGCCCTGTTCCTGGACACCGAGGTCGACCCGGCGGACGTGGCGTTGCAGCTGCGCGCCACGGGCTTCAGCCTGCCGGAACTGCGGCAGATCCTGCGCGCCGAGGTGGCCCCGGTGCTGGGCGGCAACCTGCTGAGTGTGGCGGGCGTGTGGGCCGCCTTCGACCTGTCCAGCCTTGAGGACCGCTTCCGGGCAGGCCGGGCGCGGCCCACGCTGACCGGTGCGCTGGCCCTACGCTTGATCCGCGCCGACTGGCAGGCGGTGGAGGCTCGGTTCAGGGCAGAACAGGCGCCGGGCAGTTGA
- a CDS encoding AAA family ATPase: MPLLLVVSGMPASGKSTLGVRLAAALRMPFVTKDEYKALLLARMPDLPGAVSGPLSFDLLWHVAGVTLAAGVDTLLETHFYHGVSEAHILKLAQAHGARTVQVFCHAPVDVLQARHDARVASGRRPGIDLPMEYATLPAHCCWTPLDLGGAPCLTVDTTQEDVLPGVLTWLHAQRESSPLRGCSDGADGLG, from the coding sequence ATGCCACTGCTGCTGGTCGTGTCGGGGATGCCAGCATCCGGGAAATCCACGCTGGGCGTGCGGCTGGCCGCGGCGCTTCGGATGCCGTTCGTGACGAAAGACGAGTACAAGGCGCTGCTGCTGGCCCGGATGCCGGACCTTCCGGGCGCCGTGTCAGGCCCGCTGAGCTTTGACCTGCTGTGGCACGTGGCGGGTGTGACGCTCGCGGCGGGCGTGGATACGCTGCTGGAAACGCATTTCTACCATGGGGTCAGCGAGGCGCACATCCTGAAGCTGGCCCAGGCACACGGGGCGAGGACTGTACAGGTGTTCTGCCACGCGCCCGTGGACGTCCTCCAGGCGCGGCATGACGCGCGGGTGGCGTCGGGGCGCCGACCCGGGATCGACCTCCCGATGGAGTACGCGACCCTGCCTGCTCACTGCTGCTGGACGCCACTCGACCTGGGCGGCGCCCCCTGCCTGACCGTGGACACCACCCAGGAGGACGTGCTTCCCGGCGTCCTGACATGGCTGCATGCCCAAAGAGAAAGCAGCCCGCTGAGGGGCTGCTCTGATGGTGCAGACGGACTGGGTTGA
- a CDS encoding fimbrial biogenesis chaperone has protein sequence MFSPATPNLRRALLPCALLCACGVSGSAQTFGFNPTILNIDATKNLVTETVITNGTATPARFVVTPKLWRVVNGTLQLDDTRDLIVNPSSFTIKPGASQVIRIGVRKKPGETELTYRVYVQQEAVEGVALPTINTALGKDSRAALNVALSFSLPVYVTQPDAKANVSLTAARSGADVTLTVRNSGARRSVYRNVTVTRGSGAQSIQVIAALAGTTQVFTLSGLADASGPLTLRYVDENGQTRTQTIPVP, from the coding sequence GTGTTTTCACCTGCCACCCCGAACCTGCGCCGCGCCCTGCTGCCCTGCGCTCTCCTGTGCGCCTGCGGCGTCAGCGGTTCCGCCCAGACGTTCGGGTTCAATCCCACCATCCTGAACATTGACGCCACGAAGAACCTCGTGACGGAGACCGTGATCACCAATGGCACGGCCACGCCCGCACGCTTCGTCGTCACGCCGAAACTGTGGCGGGTGGTGAACGGCACCCTGCAACTGGACGACACGCGCGACCTGATCGTGAATCCGTCCAGTTTCACGATCAAGCCCGGCGCGTCGCAGGTGATCCGCATCGGCGTGCGGAAGAAGCCGGGCGAGACGGAGCTCACGTACCGCGTGTACGTGCAGCAGGAGGCGGTGGAGGGTGTGGCCCTGCCCACCATCAATACGGCCCTCGGGAAGGACAGCAGGGCGGCCCTGAATGTCGCCCTGAGTTTCTCGCTGCCGGTCTACGTGACGCAGCCGGACGCGAAAGCGAACGTCAGTCTGACCGCGGCCCGCAGTGGCGCCGACGTGACCCTGACCGTGAGGAACAGCGGCGCGCGCCGCAGCGTGTACCGGAATGTGACCGTCACCCGGGGCAGCGGCGCGCAGTCCATCCAGGTGATCGCCGCGCTGGCCGGCACCACGCAGGTGTTCACGTTGAGCGGCCTGGCCGACGCCAGCGGCCCTCTCACCCTGAGGTACGTCGATGAGAACGGGCAGACGCGCACGCAGACCATCCCTGTCCCCTGA
- a CDS encoding LLM class flavin-dependent oxidoreductase, whose amino-acid sequence MKKIGFLSFGHWNPSPQSGTRSAADVLHQTIELAVAAEELGADGAYVRVHHFAQQLGSPFPLLAAMGAKTKTIELGTGVIDMRYENPLYMAEDAGSADLISGGRLQLGISRGSPEQVIDGWRHFGYAPAPGETEADMARRHAEVFLDVIEGKGFAQPNPRPMFPNPPGLLRLEPYSAGLRDRIWWGAASNATAEWAAKMGMNLQSSTLKVDENGKPFHVQQAEQIRAYRKAWKEAGHAREGRVSVSRSIFALVNDQDRMYFGRQGGQDQFGVIDQYRAVFGRSYADEPDRLIEQLRQDEAIAEADTLLLTVPNQLGVDYNAHLIESILTHVAPGLGWR is encoded by the coding sequence ATGAAGAAGATCGGGTTTCTCTCGTTCGGGCACTGGAATCCGTCCCCGCAGTCCGGCACGCGTTCGGCGGCGGACGTGCTGCACCAGACCATCGAGCTGGCGGTCGCCGCCGAGGAGCTGGGGGCGGACGGCGCGTACGTGCGGGTGCATCACTTCGCGCAGCAGCTGGGGTCGCCGTTCCCGCTGCTGGCCGCGATGGGCGCGAAGACGAAGACCATCGAGCTGGGCACGGGTGTGATTGACATGCGGTACGAGAACCCGCTGTACATGGCCGAGGACGCCGGTTCCGCCGACCTGATCTCAGGCGGGAGGCTGCAGCTGGGCATCAGCCGGGGCTCGCCGGAACAGGTGATCGACGGGTGGCGGCACTTCGGGTACGCGCCAGCCCCCGGCGAGACGGAAGCGGACATGGCGCGGCGGCACGCCGAGGTGTTCCTCGACGTGATCGAGGGCAAAGGTTTCGCGCAGCCAAACCCCCGCCCGATGTTCCCGAACCCGCCCGGCCTGCTGCGGCTGGAGCCGTACTCGGCAGGTCTGCGCGACCGGATCTGGTGGGGCGCCGCGTCGAACGCCACCGCTGAGTGGGCCGCGAAGATGGGCATGAACCTTCAGAGTTCCACCCTAAAGGTGGACGAGAACGGCAAACCCTTCCACGTGCAGCAGGCCGAGCAGATCCGCGCGTACCGCAAGGCGTGGAAGGAAGCCGGGCACGCCCGCGAGGGGCGCGTGTCGGTCAGCCGCAGCATCTTCGCGCTCGTGAACGACCAGGACCGCATGTACTTCGGGCGGCAGGGAGGGCAGGATCAGTTTGGCGTGATCGACCAGTACCGCGCGGTGTTCGGCCGCAGTTACGCCGACGAGCCGGACCGCCTGATCGAACAGTTGCGGCAGGATGAGGCGATCGCCGAAGCCGACACCCTCCTGCTGACCGTCCCGAACCAGCTGGGGGTGGATTACAACGCGCATCTGATCGAGAGCATCCTGACGCACGTTGCGCCAGGCCTGGGCTGGCGCTGA
- the groL gene encoding chaperonin GroEL (60 kDa chaperone family; promotes refolding of misfolded polypeptides especially under stressful conditions; forms two stacked rings of heptamers to form a barrel-shaped 14mer; ends can be capped by GroES; misfolded proteins enter the barrel where they are refolded when GroES binds), with product MAKQLVFDEQARRALERGVNAVANAVKVTLGPRGRNVVIEKKFGSPTITKDGVTVAKEVELEDKLENIGAQLLKEVASKTNDITGDGTTTATVLGQAVVKEGLRNVAAGANPLALKRGIDKAVLVAIEEIKKLAVPVEDSEAIKKVAGISANDEQVGQEIASAMDKVGKEGVITIEESKGFDTEVDVVEGMQFDKGFINPYFITNPEKMEAVLEDAYILINEKKVSNLKDMLPILEKVAQTGRPLLIIAEDVEGEALATLVVNKLRGTLNIAAVKAPGFGDRRKEMLRDIAAVTGGEVVSEDLGHKLENVTMDMLGRAARIRITKDETTIVDGRGEQSAIDARVNAIKGELDTTDSDYAREKLQERLAKLAGGVAVIRVGAATETELKEKKHRYEDALSTARSAVEEGIVAGGGTTLLRVIPAVRKAAESLTGDEATGARILIRALEEPARQIAANAGEEGSVIVNAVINSDKPRFGFNAATGEYVEDMVAAGIVDPAKVTRTALQNAASIGALILTTEAIVSDKPEKAAPAAPAGGPDMGGMDF from the coding sequence ATGGCTAAACAGCTCGTGTTCGATGAACAGGCCCGCCGCGCCCTCGAGCGTGGCGTCAACGCCGTCGCCAACGCCGTCAAAGTCACCCTCGGGCCCCGCGGCCGCAACGTCGTCATCGAGAAGAAGTTCGGCAGCCCCACCATCACCAAGGACGGCGTCACCGTCGCCAAGGAAGTGGAACTCGAGGACAAGCTCGAGAACATCGGCGCCCAGCTGCTCAAAGAGGTCGCCAGCAAGACCAACGACATCACCGGTGACGGCACCACCACCGCCACCGTCCTCGGCCAGGCCGTCGTGAAAGAAGGTCTGCGTAACGTCGCCGCCGGCGCCAACCCCCTCGCCCTGAAGCGCGGCATCGACAAGGCCGTCCTGGTCGCCATCGAGGAAATCAAGAAGCTCGCCGTGCCCGTCGAGGACAGCGAAGCCATCAAGAAAGTCGCCGGCATCAGCGCCAACGACGAGCAGGTCGGTCAGGAAATCGCCAGCGCGATGGACAAGGTCGGCAAGGAAGGCGTCATCACCATCGAAGAGAGCAAGGGCTTCGACACCGAAGTGGACGTCGTCGAAGGCATGCAGTTCGACAAGGGCTTCATCAACCCCTACTTCATCACCAACCCCGAGAAGATGGAAGCCGTCCTCGAAGACGCCTACATCCTCATCAACGAGAAGAAGGTCAGCAACCTCAAGGACATGCTGCCCATCCTCGAAAAAGTCGCCCAGACCGGCCGTCCCCTGCTGATCATCGCCGAGGACGTCGAAGGCGAAGCGCTGGCCACCCTGGTCGTCAACAAGCTGCGCGGCACCCTGAACATCGCCGCCGTCAAGGCCCCCGGCTTCGGTGACCGCCGCAAGGAAATGCTGCGCGACATCGCCGCCGTCACCGGCGGGGAAGTCGTCAGCGAAGACCTCGGCCACAAGCTCGAGAACGTCACCATGGACATGCTCGGCCGCGCCGCGCGCATCCGCATCACCAAGGACGAAACCACCATCGTGGACGGCCGCGGTGAGCAGAGCGCCATCGACGCCCGCGTCAACGCCATCAAGGGCGAACTCGACACCACCGACAGCGACTACGCCCGCGAGAAACTCCAGGAGCGCCTCGCCAAGCTCGCCGGCGGCGTGGCCGTCATCCGCGTCGGCGCCGCCACCGAAACCGAACTGAAAGAGAAGAAGCACCGCTACGAGGACGCCCTGAGCACCGCGCGCAGCGCCGTGGAAGAAGGCATCGTCGCGGGCGGCGGCACCACCCTGCTGCGCGTCATCCCCGCCGTGCGCAAGGCTGCCGAGAGCCTGACCGGCGACGAAGCCACCGGCGCCCGCATCCTGATCCGCGCGCTCGAAGAGCCCGCCCGTCAGATCGCCGCGAACGCCGGTGAAGAAGGCAGCGTCATCGTGAACGCCGTCATCAACAGCGACAAGCCCCGCTTCGGCTTCAACGCCGCCACCGGCGAGTACGTCGAAGACATGGTCGCCGCCGGTATCGTCGACCCCGCCAAGGTCACCCGCACCGCGCTGCAGAACGCCGCCAGCATCGGCGCGCTGATCCTCACCACCGAAGCCATCGTCAGCGACAAACCCGAAAAGGCCGCGCCCGCCGCGCCCGCCGGCGGCCCTGACATGGGCGGCATGGACTTCTAA
- the groES gene encoding co-chaperone GroES, with product MLKPLGDRVLVEIIEEAEQKTAGGLYVPDSAKEKSQRGKVIAVGNGKMLDNGTRVALDVKEGDTVYFAKYGGTEVSLEGKNYSLLSERDILAIVE from the coding sequence ATGCTGAAACCCCTAGGTGACCGCGTTCTGGTTGAAATCATCGAGGAAGCCGAGCAGAAAACCGCCGGCGGCCTGTACGTCCCCGACAGCGCCAAAGAGAAGAGCCAGCGCGGCAAGGTCATCGCCGTCGGCAACGGCAAGATGCTCGACAACGGTACCCGCGTCGCCCTTGACGTCAAGGAAGGCGACACCGTGTACTTCGCCAAGTACGGCGGCACCGAAGTCAGCCTTGAAGGCAAGAACTACAGCCTCCTCAGCGAACGCGACATCCTCGCGATCGTCGAGTAA
- a CDS encoding GGDEF domain-containing protein codes for MPRPTILTRADFETAFARLQGAPLTLAVLDLDHFKSLNDTLGHAEGDRVLRGVERLLAGSLPTGSVIGRIGGDEYASILPETAAETALILFDEVIKHFHIHRDPQWPRGLGLSVGLAARPAHASTYDDLKRAADEAMIRAKREGRGRACIYVESKMVLKSNYYPKSQLERLAKLSGALGRTEASLLREALDDLIERNREAL; via the coding sequence ATGCCGCGCCCCACCATCCTGACCCGCGCCGACTTCGAGACCGCCTTCGCCCGCCTCCAGGGCGCCCCCCTGACTCTGGCCGTCCTTGACCTCGACCACTTCAAGAGCCTCAACGACACCCTCGGACACGCCGAAGGCGACCGCGTGCTGCGCGGCGTTGAACGCCTCCTGGCCGGCAGCCTCCCCACCGGCAGCGTCATCGGACGCATTGGCGGGGACGAGTACGCCAGCATCCTTCCCGAAACCGCCGCCGAGACCGCCCTGATCCTCTTCGATGAGGTCATCAAGCACTTCCACATTCACCGCGACCCGCAGTGGCCGCGCGGCCTGGGCCTCAGCGTCGGCCTGGCCGCCCGGCCCGCGCACGCCAGCACGTACGACGACCTCAAACGCGCCGCCGACGAGGCCATGATTCGCGCCAAACGCGAGGGACGGGGCCGCGCGTGCATCTACGTGGAAAGCAAGATGGTCCTGAAAAGCAACTACTACCCCAAAAGTCAGCTTGAACGCCTCGCCAAACTGAGCGGCGCGCTGGGCCGCACCGAGGCCAGCCTGCTGCGCGAGGCGCTGGACGACCTGATCGAGCGGAACCGGGAGGCGCTGTGA
- a CDS encoding DinB family protein, giving the protein MSDHWAHLFHGEFANRRALLSGLTLEQVTARPSAQSHSIYDELWHAALWQTIMVDRDEALYDRLWHGGPRYPQQPPSDLTEWTALVEDFLSGLERALACTRSPEALNREVNPGETMADILSGLAVHNAYHLGKIVALRQVLGAWPP; this is encoded by the coding sequence GTGAGCGACCACTGGGCGCACCTCTTCCACGGAGAGTTCGCCAACCGGCGGGCCCTCCTGTCCGGCCTGACGCTGGAACAGGTGACAGCGCGGCCCTCCGCGCAGAGCCACTCCATCTACGACGAGCTGTGGCACGCGGCACTGTGGCAGACCATCATGGTGGACCGCGACGAGGCCCTGTACGACCGCCTGTGGCACGGTGGCCCACGCTACCCGCAGCAGCCCCCCAGCGACCTCACCGAGTGGACGGCGCTGGTCGAGGATTTCCTGAGCGGCCTGGAACGGGCTCTGGCCTGCACCCGCTCGCCGGAAGCCCTGAACCGGGAAGTCAACCCGGGCGAGACCATGGCCGACATCCTGAGCGGACTGGCCGTCCACAACGCCTACCACCTGGGCAAGATCGTGGCCCTGCGGCAGGTGCTCGGCGCGTGGCCCCCGTGA
- a CDS encoding nucleoside deaminase: MAPVNTVALTGAGWHSPGWLAALSEAWAAYCAGSLPIGACVLDEQGQVIARGRNRLGEPRGVAGVISGHDLAHAEINALLALKDTPRPDCYGWTVLTTVQPCPQCAGAIAMSGLRGVAYAAADPWAGCTHLLTHDPYVSRKRIRVERAPADVQLVALRLMLHALLDEGRVPGERDVLDSFEAAHPQDLLFTAALHESGTLTDLRERSAPLPEALAVLA, encoded by the coding sequence GTGGCCCCCGTGAACACGGTCGCCTTGACCGGGGCGGGCTGGCACTCGCCAGGCTGGCTGGCAGCCCTCTCGGAAGCGTGGGCCGCGTACTGCGCGGGGTCACTGCCCATCGGGGCGTGCGTGCTGGATGAACAGGGGCAGGTCATCGCGCGGGGCCGCAACCGCCTGGGCGAGCCGCGCGGCGTGGCGGGCGTCATCAGCGGTCACGACCTCGCGCACGCGGAGATCAACGCGCTGCTGGCCCTGAAGGACACGCCCCGCCCAGACTGCTACGGGTGGACGGTCCTGACGACCGTGCAGCCCTGCCCGCAGTGCGCCGGGGCGATCGCCATGAGCGGCCTGCGCGGCGTGGCGTACGCGGCGGCGGACCCGTGGGCGGGCTGCACGCACCTGCTGACCCATGACCCCTACGTGTCCCGCAAGCGTATCCGCGTGGAGCGCGCCCCGGCGGACGTGCAGCTCGTGGCGCTGCGCCTGATGCTGCACGCCCTGCTGGACGAGGGGCGAGTGCCGGGCGAACGGGACGTGCTGGACAGCTTCGAAGCGGCTCACCCGCAGGACCTGCTGTTCACAGCGGCGCTTCACGAATCCGGCACCCTGACTGACCTCCGGGAACGCAGCGCGCCACTCCCGGAGGCGCTGGCGGTGCTGGCGTGA
- a CDS encoding APC family permease: MCLTGVDYFSTLGYQPGIAALAAGALAPVATLVLVLVTLLGALPMYRRVAQESPHGDGSLSMLERLLNYWPSKLLVLALIGFVATGFVITITLSAADASAHLIENPFLKAALDGREVPITLGLIALLAAVFLKGFKEAIGIAVGIVAVYLTLSLIVVGHGAAEVITHPSLLSGWWDALVRAYTSPLALIGAALLVFPALALGLSGFETGVVVMPLVKGDPADTPQKPAGRIRNAKKLLTTAALIMSVLLIGSSLITTLLIPRHEFWAATSVTREVSSADLTAGRAVVNVPLDSQTRPREVYALTLPAGRSGTYVVQADTVGGRVPITVTVRPGGSAATVTAVTPPGQANGRALAYLAHQRLGEGFGTAYDVSTILILWFAGASAMAGLLNIVPRYLPRYGMAPDWARATRPLVLIFTLIAAGVTVAFQANVDAQAGAYATGVLALMTSAAVAVFLTELRRGHRGTAALFALVSMIFVYTSAVTIRERPEGLWIALAFIAGILTVSIWSRIGRSTELRVSRVVLDERAGQLIRDTAARGLPVRFIANRLNAGDTAEYQEKALEVRLDNHLRPNEAALFLEVEITDASEFRPEVDVTGVQVGAHGILRARGSSVPNALAAVLLHVRDLTGVPPHVYFEWSEKGPAQNALRFVLAGEGDIPPLTREVLRVAERDAARRPQVHVGG, translated from the coding sequence ATGTGCCTGACCGGGGTGGATTACTTCAGCACGCTGGGGTATCAGCCGGGTATTGCGGCGCTGGCGGCCGGGGCGCTCGCGCCGGTGGCGACGCTGGTGCTCGTGCTGGTCACGCTGCTGGGCGCGCTGCCCATGTACCGCCGCGTGGCGCAGGAGAGCCCACACGGGGACGGCAGCCTGAGCATGCTTGAACGCTTGCTGAACTACTGGCCGAGCAAGCTGCTGGTACTGGCCCTGATCGGGTTTGTCGCCACAGGTTTCGTGATCACGATCACGCTGTCCGCTGCGGACGCCAGCGCGCACCTGATCGAGAATCCCTTCCTGAAAGCGGCGCTGGATGGGCGGGAAGTGCCGATCACGCTGGGCCTGATCGCGCTGCTGGCCGCGGTGTTCCTCAAGGGCTTCAAGGAGGCCATCGGGATCGCGGTGGGCATCGTGGCGGTGTACCTGACCCTCAGCCTGATCGTGGTGGGGCACGGCGCGGCCGAGGTGATCACGCACCCCAGCCTGCTGAGCGGCTGGTGGGACGCCCTGGTACGCGCCTACACCAGTCCGCTGGCGCTGATCGGCGCGGCGCTGCTGGTGTTCCCGGCGCTGGCGCTGGGCCTGTCGGGCTTCGAGACGGGCGTGGTCGTCATGCCGCTCGTGAAGGGCGACCCGGCCGACACCCCGCAGAAGCCCGCCGGGCGGATCCGCAACGCGAAGAAACTGCTCACCACGGCCGCGCTGATCATGAGCGTCCTGCTGATCGGGTCGTCTCTGATCACCACCCTCCTGATTCCCCGGCATGAGTTCTGGGCGGCGACCAGCGTCACCCGCGAGGTCAGCAGCGCCGACCTGACGGCCGGGCGCGCGGTCGTGAACGTCCCGCTGGACAGTCAGACCCGCCCGCGCGAGGTGTACGCCCTGACCCTGCCCGCCGGGCGCAGCGGCACGTACGTCGTGCAGGCCGACACGGTGGGCGGGCGCGTGCCGATCACCGTGACCGTCCGGCCCGGCGGGAGCGCCGCGACCGTCACGGCCGTCACTCCGCCCGGCCAGGCGAACGGGCGCGCCCTGGCGTACCTGGCGCACCAGCGGCTCGGTGAGGGCTTCGGCACGGCGTACGACGTAAGTACCATCCTGATCCTGTGGTTCGCGGGCGCCAGCGCCATGGCGGGCCTGCTGAACATCGTGCCGCGCTACCTGCCCCGCTACGGCATGGCCCCCGACTGGGCGCGCGCCACGCGGCCCCTCGTGTTGATCTTCACGCTGATCGCGGCGGGCGTCACCGTGGCCTTCCAGGCGAACGTGGACGCCCAGGCCGGCGCGTACGCGACCGGCGTGCTGGCCCTGATGACCTCCGCGGCCGTCGCGGTGTTCCTGACCGAACTGCGCCGCGGCCACCGGGGGACGGCCGCGCTGTTCGCGCTGGTCAGCATGATCTTCGTGTACACCAGCGCCGTCACCATCCGCGAGCGGCCCGAGGGCCTGTGGATCGCGCTGGCGTTCATTGCGGGCATCCTGACGGTCAGCATCTGGTCCCGGATCGGGCGCAGCACCGAACTGCGCGTCTCGCGCGTCGTGCTCGACGAGCGTGCCGGGCAGCTCATCCGCGACACCGCCGCGCGGGGCCTGCCGGTGCGGTTCATCGCCAACCGCCTGAACGCCGGGGATACCGCCGAGTACCAGGAGAAGGCGCTGGAGGTGCGCCTGGACAACCACCTGCGCCCCAACGAGGCCGCGCTGTTCCTGGAAGTCGAGATCACCGACGCCAGCGAGTTCCGCCCCGAGGTGGACGTGACCGGCGTGCAGGTCGGCGCGCACGGCATCCTGCGCGCGCGGGGCAGCTCGGTTCCCAACGCGCTGGCCGCCGTGCTGCTGCACGTCCGTGACCTGACCGGCGTGCCGCCCCACGTGTACTTCGAGTGGAGCGAGAAGGGCCCCGCGCAGAACGCCCTGCGCTTCGTCCTGGCGGGCGAGGGCGACATTCCACCCCTGACACGTGAGGTGCTGCGCGTCGCCGAGCGGGACGCCGCGCGCCGCCCGCAGGTACACGTGGGCGGGTAA